The Pyxidicoccus sp. MSG2 DNA segment CGGCAGGATGTTGTCAATCATGGCCTGGATGTCGGAGGCCCCCTTGGACGTGGGGTCCGCGACGAACACCGGGCGGCCCTCGCTGGAGGCCTGCGCGAACTTGGTGCACTGCCGGATGATGGTGGGCAGCAGGAACTCCGGGTAGTGCGTCTGCAGGGCCTCCAGCGCTTCCTTCGCCAGCTTGAAGGTGGCGTTGAAGGAGTTGACCACGATGAAGACGTGGTCGAGCACGTGGTTCAGGTCCTCCTCCAGGCTCTGCACCGTTTCGAACAGCAGCTTGAGGCCGTGGAAGGACAGGAAGTCCGCGAGCACGGGGACGAACAAGTCGTTCGCCGCCATCAGCGCGTTGAGGTTGAGCAGACCGAAGGACGGAGGCGCGTCGAAGACGATGACGTCGTACTGCGCCTCCACGTCCTTGAGGGCGTTGCGCAGCTTGAACTCGCGGCCGGACATGGGCATCAGCGCCAGGTCCATGGTGGACATGGTGAGGTTGGACGGGACGAAGTCCAGGTTGGGCAGGGTGGACTTCTGGATGACCTTGGCCAGCGGCGTCTTGCGGACGAGCACGTCCAGGAGCGTCTTCTCGAAGTCCTCACCTTCGTAGCCGAGGCACTTGGTCGCGTGGCCCTGACTGTCGAGGTCGATGAGGAGCACCGCGTAGCCCAGCTCCGCGAGGCGCCAGGCGTAGGAGGTGGACAGGGACGTCTTGCCGGTGCCGCCCTTGAAGTTGAGGAAGAGCTGGCGGCGGTGGCCCAGGCGCGCGGGGAAGGCGTTCAGCGTGGTGCGCAGCTCCCAGATGTCATCCGGGGTGTAGATGTCCTTCCGCGACTCCGGCGGAATCTGCTTCGCGGACACGCCGAGCATCTCGGCCACCTGCTTGGAGCTGTACGTCGGCGCTTCCATGGACGACCCTTCGCAAGACGTGCGGAACGGCTACCTTGCCTCAAGCGGCGAAGTATTTGTGCCCCCTTCGAACCACCGCTCCCCGTGCGGACAGGAGGGTGAGCGCCTCCTGGGCGAGCTCCGAGGGCGCCGACAGGCTGAGCGCCAGCTCGACGAGCGAGCGGCCACGCACCGCCGCGCGGACCTCCGCCAGCATCTTCGAGCAGAGCGCCTCGACGGGGGAGGCTGTGGGACGGCCCGGCGCGGCAGGAGGCTCCGCGGGGGCGCGCGACGCGGCGGCGGCCTGCCCGGGCACGGCGCCCATGGCGACGAGGGCTGCCTGCACGGGCGAGAGGCGTGAGGCCGGAGCCTGCGGGGCCGGCGGGTTGGCACGAGCCGGGGGCGGCGGAGAGCCGGGACGGGGATTCTGCACGGGCGCCACCGCGCCGACCTGCGGGGGCGGCGGCGGAGAACCGGGACGGGGATTCTGCACGGGCGCCACCGCGCCAACCTGCGCGTGCCCCACGGTGGCGACGGCGTAGACGGGCTGTCCGACGGCGCCCTGCCCGTTCATCGCCTGCACCGGCGCACCATTCGACGCGGCGGCCATGACCTGCACCGGCGCGCCGACGGCGGCGACCAGCGCCTGCGCCACGGCCAGCACCGGAGCCACCGTCACCGCCCGGGGCTGCTCCAGCCGCGCCCGCACGGGCTTGATGGGCAGCGTCGCCAGCCGGCGAATCTCCCGGCGCCGGTGCGTGTCGTCCAACGCCACCACCGCGGACACGTCGTGCCCGAGGATGCGCGACAGGCTCTGCGCGGCGGCCTTGCGCACGCGCGGCTCGCGGTCCGCCAGCGCCCCGAGCAGCAGCGTGCGCGCGTTCTCGCCACTCCCCGCCCCGAGCGCCAGCGCGGCCAGCGCGCGCGCCTCCGGGTCCTCGTCGTGGATGGCCTCTTCGCCCAGCCGGCGCGCCGTCTCGCCCTCCAGCCCCAGCGCCAGCAGCGACGCGCGCCGGCGCAC contains these protein-coding regions:
- a CDS encoding ParA family protein — protein: MEAPTYSSKQVAEMLGVSAKQIPPESRKDIYTPDDIWELRTTLNAFPARLGHRRQLFLNFKGGTGKTSLSTSYAWRLAELGYAVLLIDLDSQGHATKCLGYEGEDFEKTLLDVLVRKTPLAKVIQKSTLPNLDFVPSNLTMSTMDLALMPMSGREFKLRNALKDVEAQYDVIVFDAPPSFGLLNLNALMAANDLFVPVLADFLSFHGLKLLFETVQSLEEDLNHVLDHVFIVVNSFNATFKLAKEALEALQTHYPEFLLPTIIRQCTKFAQASSEGRPVFVADPTSKGASDIQAMIDNILPRLVAAAAAAPNKGTQQAG